The Rosa chinensis cultivar Old Blush chromosome 7, RchiOBHm-V2, whole genome shotgun sequence DNA segment TACTGAAATTTATCTTCTTGGCATTTCACTCACCTAATGGATAACTTCATGTTTGTGTGCAGCATAGTAGATCTTTCTTACAACAATTTTTCAAGGGACTCTGTCCCAACTACATGTCGAGAAACCTTGTAAGAGTATATCCATTTTCTTAATTTCATTAGCCTGCtccagatttgctttctttggtTAACCTCAATGTGAAAGTGACTAGTTTGTTGTTTCATCAGTAATGTGTTCAAAAGTTTCTCCAGACAGAACAACTCGTAAGCTTCAATCCCAATGAGTTTCATCGTCTTTCATCAGTAATTGTTTATAAGCTAATGCTTCTGTTTTTGTATATATCAATGTAGAATTCTTTCCAATTGCCTCTATCCATGTTCAAAAGGTAACTAAATCTGTGGTATAAGATTTGAGGTTTACAGTTGTGTTGATAAAAAATATTGATTTCAGTTCACTTGTGTCCTCCTTTCTGTCATCTGTTTCTTTCTGTTCAGAACAGTATTCATTGCATATAAATTGTGGTGGAAAACCAATAACCATTGGACGCATCAAGTATGAGGGGGATGAAGCCTCGGGAGGTGGAGCAAAGTTTTTTCAAGACACAGTTGTTGGGGATTTAGTAGCACTGGTGATTATGGGCTTACAAATTGACCATGCCTACATAGCAAACAATATTTCCATAGTCAAAATGAACAACTCGGAATTGTACAGAACTGCCCGACTTTCTTATCTTTCTCTCACATATTATGCCCGTTGCTTAGCAAATGGAAATTACACTGTGAAACTACACTTTGCAGAAATAGTTCTCAGAGACAACAGGTCTTATTATGGTGTTGGAAGCCGATTTTTTGATGTCTATATTCAGGTGGTCATTAAGAACCTATCCACACACTTTCTTCTTCCAACTTTCCTCATTAGAATTTTTAGTCACTccctttctttttcacttttcaACTGGAATGAATAATTCTGGTAATTTCTCACAGGAAAAACTGGTATTGAAGGATTTTAATATTGAAAAGGCAGCACAGGGGGTTGATAAGGAAGTGATTAAAGTATTTAAAGCAGTTGTCAATGTTAGCACTTTAGAGATCCGTTTTTATTGGGCTGGGAAAGGGACTATGAATGTCCCAAAAAGAGGGACATATGGTTCTCTTATATCAGCTATCTCAATTGAGTCTGGTAAGTAATTTAAacattcatttttctctctactTTAGAGTGCCCTTATTGAACATTGATCACTATTCTGTGCTTTGTTTCCACTTCTAGATTTCAACCCGCCTGGTGATAGCAACAGGAAAATATTCATAGTGGTTGGAGTTGCTATAGTCTTATGCCTTAGCTTCATGGTTTTTGGCATTCTTTGGTTTAGAAGCTGCTTTGGAGGCAAGATCTCTAGGGAACAAGGTAATCTAAATCTAgtatgaaaagaaaatttaaacgACTTGATTTTATCCACGAAGATCATCTGCATGAGTGGAAATTAAAAGGATATCAAATCTTCCCAAAAAGTATTCGTTTTCAGTCCACAAGTACTTTAATGTCCCCAGGAACTAGAATAAACTCATTGGTGCAAAGAAACTTAACAAGATCATTTGACTTAAACCTAACGTAGAAGTAAACTCATTCTTCCCCtacttactatttttttttcctttctgaaaTGTATGTTGAAAGCAATTCCAGTATTTCGCCGTTGCAGTTGCTTCAGTCTTCCAATGTATTCTAAGTAGCATGTTTAGCTTTGTTACGAAGAAGGCCCTAAGCTCTCCTTGAAAAATCATTTCAATATGCTAATTAATCTTGTAACATGGACAGAGCTGAAAGGATTAGATCTGCAAACTGGTCTCTTTAGATTCAAACAAATCAAAGCTGCCACTAACAACTttgatgctgcaaacaagctTGGTGAAGGTGGCTTTGGAACTGTTTACAAGGTATTCAATGACTCCTTTTTGTTTTAAGTACCTTTTTCTGTTCTTGTATGCTTTGTTATATGTAAATTTTGCAGTTCTGTGAATTATGTACATTCCTCAAATGTTTTCCATTTCTTCTTGTTTATAAGGGGGAATTATTAGATGGTACTACTATTGCTGTTAAGcaactttcatcaaaatcaaaacaaggaAATCGTGAGTTTGTGAATGAAATAGGGATGATCTCTGGTTTGCAACATCCAAATCTTGTTAGATTGTATGGATGTTGCATAGAAAGAAATCAGTTGTTCCTGGTATATGAATATATGGAGAACAATAGCCTTGCACATTCATTGTTTGGTAAGCTGGTAAATTTATAAGTGGATGGTATTTATGTTATGAGCTTATAACTAGTTTGATAAATGAATCTaattattttgattatttttcttaattacaGGTCCACAAGAAGGTAAACTGAAACTGGACTGGCCTAAAAGGCAAAAAATATGTATTGGCATTGCAAGAGGGCTAGCTTTCCTGCATGAGGAATCTACACTAAAAATTGTTCATAGAGACATCAAAATGACTAACATACTGCTAGATAGGGACCTTAACCCTAAAATCTCTGACTTTGGTTTGGCCAAGCTGAACGAAGAAGAGAAGACGCATATTAGCACCAGAGTAGCTGGAACCATGTGAGGAAGCTTTCATatcttctctttttccttcaCAAAAGACAAACTCTTTTTTCAATCCTGAACTATATTTTGTGAAACTTGAATATAGTAGGGACTTATGTTTACACCGATGCTGATACTCTACACTAATCAGAAAATGATGGATCATTTTACCCTTTTGTGATGCCATGGGAATTAGAAGTCACAATATGCTTATTAGTTCCTATTTGTTGTGCAGAGGATACATGGCGCCAGAATATGCACAATGGGGTTACCTAACTGATAAAGTAGACGTTTACAGTTTTGGAGTTGTTGCATTAGAGCTCGTATCTGGCAAAAACAACATCAAATATCGGCCCAATGAGAACTGTGTATGTCTTCTAGATTGGGTAAGATCTCCATCACATTCGTTGAGTACAAGAAAAACTAGAGTTGAAATAAAACCATGTACTTCATGTGGGATCAACTATCCATTTGACGTATTGGTGATTCACTGTCTTCAACCCTGCAGGCCCTTGTTctgcaacaaaaagaaaatatgatggAGCTAGTGGATCCAAATTTGGGATCCGAGTTCAACAAGGAAGAAGCAATGAGAATGATCAAAGTAGCACTGCTCTGCACTAATCCATCTCCAGCACTGAGACCTACAATGTCTGCAGCATTAAGCATGCTTGAAGGCCGAGCCGTTATTCATGAATCAAGTATGAGTTCAAGTATGTATGGTGATGAACTGGGCTTCAAGGCCTTTAGAGATGAGCATCAGGAAGTGAATATTCAACAGAGCCCAGGCGAGACTCGGAGCCTCATTTATTCATCCAATGCCAAAGGGCAAGATGCCTCTTCCTCAAGGACTGTCCAGGATAGCTATACATTTAATCTTGATTCTCCATAGCTTTTAGCTTTTGATGCAAAAAGTCTATGTTAACAAAAAGTTCACGAGGCTTGGCCTCTTCAC contains these protein-coding regions:
- the LOC112177162 gene encoding probable leucine-rich repeat receptor-like serine/threonine-protein kinase At3g14840 isoform X5; amino-acid sequence: MGRLINMEVLYLRANNLTGQLPVALTNMTKLKTLWIGSNNFTGKIPNYFLSWKELQTLEMQASGFEGPIPSTLSVLSNMKYLVISDLSGESSVFPNLSNMKNMQTLMLRSCNITGSIPEYISNMTSLQVLDLSFNRLKGSIPNLDKLLGLVTIYLTSNWLTGLPEWIQNRDSRYIVDLSYNNFSRDSVPTTCRETFNVFKSFSRQNNSILSNCLYPCSKEQYSLHINCGGKPITIGRIKYEGDEASGGGAKFFQDTVVGDLVALVIMGLQIDHAYIANNISIVKMNNSELYRTARLSYLSLTYYARCLANGNYTVKLHFAEIVLRDNRSYYGVGSRFFDVYIQEKLVLKDFNIEKAAQGVDKEVIKVFKAVVNVSTLEIRFYWAGKGTMNVPKRGTYGSLISAISIESDFNPPGDSNRKIFIVVGVAIVLCLSFMVFGILWFRSCFGGKISREQELKGLDLQTGLFRFKQIKAATNNFDAANKLGEGGFGTVYKGELLDGTTIAVKQLSSKSKQGNREFVNEIGMISGLQHPNLVRLYGCCIERNQLFLVYEYMENNSLAHSLFGPQEGKLKLDWPKRQKICIGIARGLAFLHEESTLKIVHRDIKMTNILLDRDLNPKISDFGLAKLNEEEKTHISTRVAGTIGYMAPEYAQWGYLTDKVDVYSFGVVALELVSGKNNIKYRPNENCVCLLDWALVLQQKENMMELVDPNLGSEFNKEEAMRMIKVALLCTNPSPALRPTMSAALSMLEGRAVIHESSMSSSMYGDELGFKAFRDEHQEVNIQQSPGETRSLIYSSNAKGQDASSSRTVQDSYTFNLDSP
- the LOC112177162 gene encoding probable leucine-rich repeat receptor-like serine/threonine-protein kinase At3g14840 isoform X2, whose protein sequence is MERIYRNNPVETVIFFIVVISMAQVTCEAQTMTLPADEVQALHEVAEQLNKKDWNLSDPCRNIPTFSIPHTDQYNNTLFCNCSFPGNVCHVQTIFLVGQDLDGVLPPSLVKLPYLKELNLMQNYLSGSIPPEWGSTKLEFLVLSVNNLSGPIPAYLGNITTLRALALESNLFSGTIPPEMGRLINMEVLYLRANNLTGQLPVALTNMTKLKTLWIGSNNFTGKIPNYFLSWKELQTLEMQASGFEGPIPSTLSVLSNMKYLVISDLSGESSVFPNLSNMKNMQTLMLRSCNITGSIPEYISNMTSLDLSFNRLKGSIPNLDKLLGLVTIYLTSNWLTGLPEWIQNRDSRYIVDLSYNNFSRDSVPTTCRETFNVFKSFSRQNNSILSNCLYPCSKEQYSLHINCGGKPITIGRIKYEGDEASGGGAKFFQDTVVGDLVALVIMGLQIDHAYIANNISIVKMNNSELYRTARLSYLSLTYYARCLANGNYTVKLHFAEIVLRDNRSYYGVGSRFFDVYIQEKLVLKDFNIEKAAQGVDKEVIKVFKAVVNVSTLEIRFYWAGKGTMNVPKRGTYGSLISAISIESDFNPPGDSNRKIFIVVGVAIVLCLSFMVFGILWFRSCFGGKISREQELKGLDLQTGLFRFKQIKAATNNFDAANKLGEGGFGTVYKGELLDGTTIAVKQLSSKSKQGNREFVNEIGMISGLQHPNLVRLYGCCIERNQLFLVYEYMENNSLAHSLFGPQEGKLKLDWPKRQKICIGIARGLAFLHEESTLKIVHRDIKMTNILLDRDLNPKISDFGLAKLNEEEKTHISTRVAGTIGYMAPEYAQWGYLTDKVDVYSFGVVALELVSGKNNIKYRPNENCVCLLDWALVLQQKENMMELVDPNLGSEFNKEEAMRMIKVALLCTNPSPALRPTMSAALSMLEGRAVIHESSMSSSMYGDELGFKAFRDEHQEVNIQQSPGETRSLIYSSNAKGQDASSSRTVQDSYTFNLDSP
- the LOC112177162 gene encoding probable leucine-rich repeat receptor-like serine/threonine-protein kinase At3g14840 isoform X3, whose protein sequence is MERIYRNNPVETVIFFIVVISMAQVTCEAQTMTLPADEVQALHEVAEQLNKKDWNLSDPCRNIPTFSIPHTDQYNNTLFCNCSFPGNVCHVQTINLMQNYLSGSIPPEWGSTKLEFLVLSVNNLSGPIPAYLGNITTLRALALESNLFSGTIPPEMGRLINMEVLYLRANNLTGQLPVALTNMTKLKTLWIGSNNFTGKIPNYFLSWKELQTLEMQASGFEGPIPSTLSVLSNMKYLVISDLSGESSVFPNLSNMKNMQTLMLRSCNITGSIPEYISNMTSLQVLDLSFNRLKGSIPNLDKLLGLVTIYLTSNWLTGLPEWIQNRDSRYIVDLSYNNFSRDSVPTTCRETFNVFKSFSRQNNSILSNCLYPCSKEQYSLHINCGGKPITIGRIKYEGDEASGGGAKFFQDTVVGDLVALVIMGLQIDHAYIANNISIVKMNNSELYRTARLSYLSLTYYARCLANGNYTVKLHFAEIVLRDNRSYYGVGSRFFDVYIQEKLVLKDFNIEKAAQGVDKEVIKVFKAVVNVSTLEIRFYWAGKGTMNVPKRGTYGSLISAISIESDFNPPGDSNRKIFIVVGVAIVLCLSFMVFGILWFRSCFGGKISREQELKGLDLQTGLFRFKQIKAATNNFDAANKLGEGGFGTVYKGELLDGTTIAVKQLSSKSKQGNREFVNEIGMISGLQHPNLVRLYGCCIERNQLFLVYEYMENNSLAHSLFGPQEGKLKLDWPKRQKICIGIARGLAFLHEESTLKIVHRDIKMTNILLDRDLNPKISDFGLAKLNEEEKTHISTRVAGTIGYMAPEYAQWGYLTDKVDVYSFGVVALELVSGKNNIKYRPNENCVCLLDWALVLQQKENMMELVDPNLGSEFNKEEAMRMIKVALLCTNPSPALRPTMSAALSMLEGRAVIHESSMSSSMYGDELGFKAFRDEHQEVNIQQSPGETRSLIYSSNAKGQDASSSRTVQDSYTFNLDSP
- the LOC112177162 gene encoding probable leucine-rich repeat receptor-like serine/threonine-protein kinase At3g14840 isoform X1, coding for MERIYRNNPVETVIFFIVVISMAQVTCEAQTMTLPADEVQALHEVAEQLNKKDWNLSDPCRNIPTFSIPHTDQYNNTLFCNCSFPGNVCHVQTIFLVGQDLDGVLPPSLVKLPYLKELNLMQNYLSGSIPPEWGSTKLEFLVLSVNNLSGPIPAYLGNITTLRALALESNLFSGTIPPEMGRLINMEVLYLRANNLTGQLPVALTNMTKLKTLWIGSNNFTGKIPNYFLSWKELQTLEMQASGFEGPIPSTLSVLSNMKYLVISDLSGESSVFPNLSNMKNMQTLMLRSCNITGSIPEYISNMTSLQVLDLSFNRLKGSIPNLDKLLGLVTIYLTSNWLTGLPEWIQNRDSRYIVDLSYNNFSRDSVPTTCRETFNVFKSFSRQNNSILSNCLYPCSKEQYSLHINCGGKPITIGRIKYEGDEASGGGAKFFQDTVVGDLVALVIMGLQIDHAYIANNISIVKMNNSELYRTARLSYLSLTYYARCLANGNYTVKLHFAEIVLRDNRSYYGVGSRFFDVYIQEKLVLKDFNIEKAAQGVDKEVIKVFKAVVNVSTLEIRFYWAGKGTMNVPKRGTYGSLISAISIESDFNPPGDSNRKIFIVVGVAIVLCLSFMVFGILWFRSCFGGKISREQELKGLDLQTGLFRFKQIKAATNNFDAANKLGEGGFGTVYKGELLDGTTIAVKQLSSKSKQGNREFVNEIGMISGLQHPNLVRLYGCCIERNQLFLVYEYMENNSLAHSLFGPQEGKLKLDWPKRQKICIGIARGLAFLHEESTLKIVHRDIKMTNILLDRDLNPKISDFGLAKLNEEEKTHISTRVAGTIGYMAPEYAQWGYLTDKVDVYSFGVVALELVSGKNNIKYRPNENCVCLLDWALVLQQKENMMELVDPNLGSEFNKEEAMRMIKVALLCTNPSPALRPTMSAALSMLEGRAVIHESSMSSSMYGDELGFKAFRDEHQEVNIQQSPGETRSLIYSSNAKGQDASSSRTVQDSYTFNLDSP
- the LOC112177162 gene encoding probable leucine-rich repeat receptor-like serine/threonine-protein kinase At3g14840 isoform X4 translates to MQNYLSGSIPPEWGSTKLEFLVLSVNNLSGPIPAYLGNITTLRALALESNLFSGTIPPEMGRLINMEVLYLRANNLTGQLPVALTNMTKLKTLWIGSNNFTGKIPNYFLSWKELQTLEMQASGFEGPIPSTLSVLSNMKYLVISDLSGESSVFPNLSNMKNMQTLMLRSCNITGSIPEYISNMTSLQVLDLSFNRLKGSIPNLDKLLGLVTIYLTSNWLTGLPEWIQNRDSRYIVDLSYNNFSRDSVPTTCRETFNVFKSFSRQNNSILSNCLYPCSKEQYSLHINCGGKPITIGRIKYEGDEASGGGAKFFQDTVVGDLVALVIMGLQIDHAYIANNISIVKMNNSELYRTARLSYLSLTYYARCLANGNYTVKLHFAEIVLRDNRSYYGVGSRFFDVYIQEKLVLKDFNIEKAAQGVDKEVIKVFKAVVNVSTLEIRFYWAGKGTMNVPKRGTYGSLISAISIESDFNPPGDSNRKIFIVVGVAIVLCLSFMVFGILWFRSCFGGKISREQELKGLDLQTGLFRFKQIKAATNNFDAANKLGEGGFGTVYKGELLDGTTIAVKQLSSKSKQGNREFVNEIGMISGLQHPNLVRLYGCCIERNQLFLVYEYMENNSLAHSLFGPQEGKLKLDWPKRQKICIGIARGLAFLHEESTLKIVHRDIKMTNILLDRDLNPKISDFGLAKLNEEEKTHISTRVAGTIGYMAPEYAQWGYLTDKVDVYSFGVVALELVSGKNNIKYRPNENCVCLLDWALVLQQKENMMELVDPNLGSEFNKEEAMRMIKVALLCTNPSPALRPTMSAALSMLEGRAVIHESSMSSSMYGDELGFKAFRDEHQEVNIQQSPGETRSLIYSSNAKGQDASSSRTVQDSYTFNLDSP